Proteins from one Leptolyngbya sp. FACHB-261 genomic window:
- a CDS encoding ATP-binding cassette domain-containing protein: MITIQDLRKVYGQGGLELVALDGVSLDVQPGEVFGVLGQSGAGKSTLIRCVNLLERPTSGSIRVDGQELTQLSGPELRRARQQIGMIFQHFNLLSSRTVADNVAFPLEVIGYSRRKRRARVEELLALVGLEGKAQVYPAQLSGGQKQRVGIARALASEPKVLLSDEATSALDPQTTRSILELLRDLNRRLGLTILLITHEMSVVKQICDSVAVLEAGRIVEQGPVKELVAQPDSLLAQEFFPHLNGHVPQAGAIVATITFVGEAATQPFISTLVRRFDLEVNILSGSIEAVSTQRIGQLQVELAGAQLQPALAYLQDLGLRVKVQ; the protein is encoded by the coding sequence GTGATCACAATTCAGGATCTGCGCAAAGTGTATGGTCAGGGCGGTCTGGAGTTAGTGGCTCTGGATGGGGTTAGCCTTGATGTCCAGCCAGGTGAGGTTTTCGGCGTTCTGGGTCAGAGTGGCGCGGGCAAAAGTACGCTGATCCGTTGCGTTAACTTACTGGAGCGGCCTACCTCGGGCTCAATTCGGGTAGATGGGCAGGAGCTGACTCAGTTGTCTGGGCCTGAATTGCGACGAGCCCGTCAGCAGATTGGCATGATCTTTCAGCATTTCAATCTGCTGAGTTCGCGGACCGTAGCGGACAATGTAGCCTTTCCGCTGGAGGTGATTGGTTATAGCCGCCGCAAGCGCCGAGCCAGGGTGGAGGAACTGCTGGCTCTGGTTGGTTTGGAGGGCAAAGCGCAGGTCTATCCGGCGCAACTCTCGGGCGGACAGAAGCAGCGCGTTGGCATTGCGCGGGCGCTGGCGTCTGAACCAAAGGTGCTGTTGTCGGATGAGGCCACTTCGGCTCTAGATCCGCAAACCACGCGCTCGATTCTTGAGCTATTACGCGATCTCAATCGGCGCTTGGGGCTGACGATCCTGCTGATCACCCACGAGATGAGTGTGGTGAAGCAGATTTGCGACAGTGTGGCGGTGTTGGAGGCGGGGCGCATCGTTGAGCAGGGGCCGGTCAAGGAATTGGTGGCTCAGCCGGATTCGCTGCTGGCTCAAGAATTCTTCCCCCACCTGAATGGTCATGTACCCCAGGCCGGTGCAATCGTGGCCACGATTACCTTTGTTGGCGAGGCTGCAACCCAGCCGTTTATCTCTACACTGGTGCGGCGCTTTGACTTGGAGGTGAATATCCTCAGCGGCAGCATTGAAGCGGTGAGCACTCAGCGCATTGGTCAGTTGCAAGTAGAGCTTGCCGGGGCGCAGTTGCAACCGGCTCTGGCCTATTTACAAGATCTCGGCTTGCGCGTGAAGGTGCAGTGA
- a CDS encoding CheR family methyltransferase, with protein MSKAEAEQGLDSLLEYIKRGRGFDFTGYKRSSLVRRVNRRMQELGMEAYEDYLDRLEVYPDEFTQLFNTILINVTALFRDAEAWSYLAQEVIPQILANKSGGQQIRAWSAGCASGEEAYTLAIVLAEALGIDAFRNQVKIYATDLDEEALAEARQATYSAKALQVLPEELTRKYFEFVGGRYAFRNDLRRCVIFGRHDLIQDAPISHLDLLICRNVLMYFNSETQSRVLSRFHFALNDDCFLFLGKAEMLLAHANLFTPLNLKHRVFLKSSKLNLRDRLLVLAQSGDETVGSTLARQIRMREASFDAMPLAQVVVNAAGTLVLVNEQARHLFDLKQRDVGRPFHDLALSYQPIELRSRIDEAMRSGKVIDLRNIEHNTSAEELQFLDVQVAPLLDADGESLGASISFTDVTRYNRLRLELQRSNQELETASEELQSTNEELETTNEELQSTVEELETTNEELQSTNEEMETMNEELQSTNEELQAINEELRERTEELNDTNAFLESILTGLRTGIVVLNRDTSISIWNHQAEELWGLRSDEVEGQLFLDLDIGLPVERLQATIENALSGEAEYQELFLDAINRRGRSIRCRITCTPLVNSKQRQGAILLMEEWKQEQL; from the coding sequence ATGAGCAAGGCTGAGGCCGAGCAGGGACTCGACTCCCTTTTGGAATACATCAAGCGTGGTCGTGGCTTTGACTTCACAGGCTACAAGCGCTCTAGCCTCGTGCGTCGGGTAAACCGACGGATGCAGGAGTTGGGCATGGAAGCTTATGAAGATTATCTGGATCGTCTAGAGGTGTATCCCGACGAATTTACCCAGCTCTTCAACACGATCCTGATTAACGTGACGGCTCTGTTTCGAGATGCTGAAGCCTGGAGCTACTTGGCTCAGGAGGTCATTCCTCAGATCCTGGCTAACAAATCAGGGGGGCAACAGATTCGCGCCTGGAGTGCAGGTTGTGCCTCCGGCGAAGAAGCCTACACGCTGGCAATTGTGCTAGCCGAAGCTTTGGGCATAGACGCTTTTCGCAACCAGGTAAAAATCTACGCCACCGATCTAGACGAAGAAGCCCTGGCCGAGGCGCGCCAAGCTACCTACAGCGCCAAAGCCCTCCAAGTTCTGCCTGAGGAGCTAACCCGAAAATACTTTGAGTTCGTAGGTGGCCGCTATGCCTTTCGCAATGACTTGCGCCGTTGTGTGATTTTTGGTCGTCACGATCTGATCCAAGACGCGCCGATCTCCCATCTAGATCTGCTGATCTGCCGCAACGTCTTGATGTATTTCAACTCAGAGACCCAATCGCGGGTGTTATCTCGGTTTCACTTTGCACTCAACGACGATTGCTTTCTGTTTTTAGGCAAAGCAGAAATGTTGCTGGCCCATGCCAACTTGTTCACGCCCTTGAACTTGAAACATCGCGTTTTTCTGAAGAGTTCAAAGTTAAATTTACGAGACCGGCTACTAGTTCTAGCGCAGTCGGGGGATGAAACCGTGGGCAGCACTTTAGCTCGACAGATTCGGATGCGAGAAGCCAGCTTTGACGCCATGCCACTGGCTCAGGTTGTGGTGAATGCCGCAGGCACACTAGTGCTAGTTAACGAACAAGCACGCCACCTGTTTGATCTCAAGCAGCGGGATGTGGGCCGTCCTTTTCACGATCTAGCGCTGTCCTATCAGCCGATAGAATTGCGCTCGCGCATTGACGAGGCAATGCGCAGCGGTAAAGTCATTGATCTGCGCAACATCGAACACAATACCAGCGCAGAGGAACTGCAATTTCTCGATGTACAGGTTGCCCCCTTGCTTGATGCCGATGGTGAATCGTTGGGCGCTAGCATCAGCTTCACAGATGTCACTCGCTACAACCGTTTGCGACTTGAGCTGCAACGCTCTAACCAGGAACTCGAAACTGCTTCCGAAGAACTGCAATCGACCAATGAAGAACTAGAAACCACCAACGAGGAACTGCAATCGACGGTCGAAGAACTAGAAACCACCAATGAGGAACTGCAGTCTACCAACGAAGAGATGGAGACCATGAATGAGGAACTGCAATCGACCAACGAAGAACTCCAGGCCATCAACGAAGAATTGCGCGAACGAACTGAAGAACTGAACGATACTAATGCCTTTTTAGAGTCGATCTTGACGGGGTTGCGGACCGGCATTGTCGTGCTCAACCGCGATACCAGCATCTCGATCTGGAATCATCAAGCTGAAGAGCTATGGGGCCTACGCAGCGACGAAGTAGAGGGACAACTTTTCTTGGACCTAGATATTGGCCTACCCGTCGAGCGCCTGCAAGCAACCATTGAAAATGCGTTGAGTGGCGAGGCAGAGTACCAAGAATTGTTCCTGGATGCAATTAATCGACGGGGCCGAAGCATCCGGTGCCGCATCACTTGCACTCCCCTAGTCAACAGCAAACAGCGTCAGGGGGCTATTCTACTGATGGAGGAGTGGAAGCAAGAACAACTATAA
- a CDS encoding WGxxGxxG family protein: MKLNLPKVIGASAVALSLATLTTVLPASAQTNTTGTSNVDTTPDGVFDGNYADGDWGLLGLLGLFGLLGRKSEKQDDGTVARYRDPEVVGTPGSSDY; this comes from the coding sequence ATGAAACTCAATTTACCAAAGGTTATCGGAGCCAGTGCAGTCGCGCTGAGCTTGGCGACTCTGACCACCGTTCTACCTGCCTCTGCGCAAACAAATACCACCGGCACCTCTAACGTCGACACCACTCCCGATGGTGTTTTTGATGGCAACTACGCCGATGGCGATTGGGGCCTGCTGGGTCTGCTAGGTCTTTTCGGCCTGCTAGGCCGCAAGAGTGAAAAACAGGACGATGGTACAGTCGCACGTTATCGTGACCCCGAGGTTGTCGGCACCCCTGGTTCCAGCGACTACTAA
- a CDS encoding methionine ABC transporter permease, translated as MEGLVLLQNLWAATLESLYMVGVSTLFTILLGLPLGLVLVATRRGNILAAPGFNQLLGSVVNVGRSLPFIILLVALIPLTRLVVGTSIGSTAALVPLTIAAIPFFARIAETALLEVDRGLVEAAQAMGCDYWQIILKVLIPEALPSLVLGITITVISLLNYSAMAGAVGGGGLGDLAIRYGYQRFQTEVMLATVLVLIVLVQLVQVLGEFIAKQLRRR; from the coding sequence ATGGAAGGACTGGTCTTATTGCAAAATTTGTGGGCGGCGACGCTGGAGAGCCTCTACATGGTGGGCGTCTCTACCTTGTTTACGATCTTGCTGGGCTTGCCCTTGGGGCTAGTCTTGGTGGCGACCCGACGGGGGAATATTCTGGCGGCACCAGGGTTCAATCAGCTGTTGGGCTCGGTGGTCAATGTTGGTCGCTCGTTGCCATTCATTATTTTGCTGGTGGCTTTGATTCCACTGACGCGGCTGGTGGTGGGCACTTCGATTGGTAGTACCGCAGCGCTAGTGCCCTTGACGATTGCAGCGATTCCCTTTTTCGCTCGCATTGCCGAAACTGCGCTGCTGGAAGTGGATCGGGGCTTGGTGGAGGCGGCTCAGGCGATGGGCTGCGATTACTGGCAGATTATCCTCAAGGTGCTGATTCCAGAGGCTTTGCCCTCACTGGTGTTGGGCATCACGATCACCGTGATTAGTTTGTTGAACTACTCGGCGATGGCCGGTGCGGTTGGTGGGGGTGGGTTGGGCGATTTGGCTATTCGCTACGGCTACCAGCGCTTCCAAACAGAGGTGATGCTAGCAACGGTGCTGGTGCTGATCGTGCTGGTGCAACTGGTGCAGGTGTTGGGGGAGTTTATCGCTAAGCAGTTGCGAAGACGCTAA
- a CDS encoding sensor histidine kinase KdpD, with translation MAELSTKIERTPARIRIDKLESTRIGKKHGHERASFADYSMTQLIFEYHILRQVVFQVLEEEAPLEIRERDIIIDSIEQAVNDAATQFSQTLQDIQEIFMVTLTHDLRGPLNVIKMGSQLTLRRLEKKDTHASIVAKMLNAVDRLNSMIQNLLDASRLRSGESLKLEFEECSLDSLVQDVAEDLNFTYGERFVVVSETDSKISCSRKEIQRVIENLATNAIKYGAPDTPITLTLQPTETQISLTVHNEGKPISSEDKSILFQQFRRTIAAEDQAGWGLGLFLAKSIVEAHQGTIEVESAEGKGTSFIVKLPKLPD, from the coding sequence GTGGCTGAACTGTCAACCAAGATTGAAAGGACACCTGCCAGAATCAGAATCGATAAGCTAGAAAGTACTCGAATTGGCAAAAAACATGGACATGAGCGGGCGAGTTTTGCTGACTACTCCATGACCCAACTCATTTTTGAATACCACATTCTCCGTCAAGTTGTCTTTCAAGTGCTAGAGGAAGAAGCTCCTTTAGAAATCAGAGAACGGGACATTATTATCGACTCTATTGAGCAAGCGGTTAATGATGCGGCGACTCAATTCTCCCAAACGCTGCAAGATATTCAAGAAATATTTATGGTGACGCTGACCCACGACCTCAGAGGTCCACTCAACGTCATAAAGATGGGATCCCAACTGACTCTGCGACGGCTGGAAAAAAAAGACACTCATGCAAGCATCGTGGCAAAGATGCTCAATGCAGTCGATCGTTTAAATTCGATGATCCAAAATCTACTGGATGCCAGTCGGCTGCGGTCAGGGGAAAGCCTAAAGTTAGAATTTGAAGAATGTAGTTTAGATAGCCTTGTTCAAGATGTAGCCGAAGATTTGAACTTTACTTATGGCGAGCGCTTTGTCGTCGTCTCTGAGACTGATAGCAAAATCAGTTGCAGCCGTAAAGAGATTCAGCGAGTCATCGAAAATCTGGCCACTAACGCCATCAAGTATGGCGCTCCTGACACACCCATTACCCTCACGCTTCAGCCAACTGAAACCCAGATTAGCCTCACTGTTCACAATGAAGGCAAGCCGATCTCTTCAGAAGATAAATCTATTTTATTCCAACAATTTCGTCGCACCATCGCGGCTGAAGATCAGGCGGGATGGGGATTAGGCTTGTTTTTAGCAAAAAGCATTGTTGAGGCGCATCAGGGGACAATTGAAGTTGAAAGCGCAGAGGGTAAGGGCACAAGTTTTATTGTCAAGTTGCCCAAGCTTCCCGATTAG
- a CDS encoding GAF domain-containing sensor histidine kinase, translating into MTEAFAESDGNPEELRPEGLQLEKLQIVLAQLEQQNKLLLLSQRAMATEHRQYRELSQSGNEGYLITNHLGIIQAANQQAAQMLGCPLKHLIGKPLAVLVVLSERRRFRQLLAELNRTDLNTESGQWQFQLQPYSQPAFVAELSVTTVQNSAGQISALHFYLRNTATAEQASTELQQALDFEAALKRITDQVRDSLDEQQILQTAVRELGLVLNASNCAISLYDFYDPHGRDPHGRSRLSHQFSTTFPQNPETPMASWPEIYNQLLQGQELQFCHLEPPSPQPQAAILACPILGSGVIGDIWLYKLKDSSFSDLEVRLVRQVANQCAIAIRQARFYQAAQAQTQAQTQELEQLDQLKNEFLSTISHELRTPLSNIKLAINMLKIGFNQLKPLLQASATDSLARTDPNLAIQKLNHYLQILENECNREVELIEDLLTFQQPRINTDSSSLEPIQLQPWLSEILQSFQPQAQAQQQRLTLDVPAALPTLVCDASNLRRVIKELLVNACKYTPSDEEITLSACINTDTVQLSVSNTGIEIPPQSLPHLFERFYRVPNSDPWKYGGTGLGLALVQRLTEQLGGKIWVESSSDRTTFTLEWPCRFQD; encoded by the coding sequence ATGACAGAAGCCTTCGCAGAATCCGATGGCAATCCAGAAGAATTGCGGCCAGAAGGATTGCAGTTAGAAAAATTGCAAATCGTCCTGGCTCAGTTAGAGCAGCAGAATAAACTACTGCTTCTGTCACAGCGAGCTATGGCTACTGAGCATCGGCAATACCGAGAGCTTTCTCAGTCAGGCAACGAAGGCTATTTAATCACCAACCACCTAGGCATCATTCAGGCTGCCAACCAACAAGCAGCGCAAATGCTAGGCTGCCCGCTCAAGCATTTAATCGGTAAACCCCTAGCGGTTCTTGTTGTCTTGTCTGAACGTCGGCGGTTTAGACAACTTCTAGCTGAGCTGAATCGTACAGACCTCAATACTGAATCCGGCCAGTGGCAATTCCAGTTGCAACCCTACAGTCAGCCAGCTTTTGTCGCCGAACTGAGCGTCACCACGGTTCAGAACTCGGCAGGCCAAATCTCAGCCCTACATTTCTATCTACGCAATACTGCCACGGCTGAGCAGGCCAGCACCGAGCTGCAACAAGCCCTCGACTTCGAGGCCGCCTTGAAGCGGATCACCGACCAGGTTCGAGACAGCCTGGACGAGCAACAGATCTTGCAGACCGCAGTGCGAGAGTTAGGGCTCGTGCTCAATGCCAGCAACTGCGCCATCAGCCTGTATGACTTCTATGACCCACATGGCCGCGACCCACATGGCCGCTCTCGGCTGAGTCACCAGTTCTCCACCACCTTCCCCCAGAACCCTGAAACCCCAATGGCAAGCTGGCCCGAGATCTATAACCAGCTCCTACAAGGTCAAGAGCTTCAGTTCTGCCATTTAGAGCCGCCCAGCCCGCAGCCGCAGGCCGCTATATTGGCCTGTCCTATTCTAGGTAGCGGCGTAATTGGCGATATTTGGCTATATAAGCTCAAAGACAGTAGCTTTTCTGACCTAGAGGTCCGTTTAGTTCGCCAGGTTGCTAATCAGTGCGCTATTGCCATTCGCCAAGCTCGTTTTTATCAAGCCGCTCAAGCCCAAACTCAAGCCCAAACCCAAGAACTAGAGCAGCTAGATCAACTCAAAAACGAGTTTTTAAGCACCATCTCCCACGAGCTGCGCACACCTTTAAGTAATATAAAGCTGGCTATTAATATGCTGAAGATTGGCTTCAATCAGCTAAAGCCATTGCTCCAAGCCTCGGCTACTGATTCTCTAGCCAGAACAGACCCTAATTTAGCAATTCAGAAACTCAATCACTATTTACAAATCCTAGAGAACGAATGTAATCGGGAAGTCGAACTCATTGAGGACCTGCTCACCTTTCAGCAGCCCAGGATTAATACAGATTCCTCCTCGCTAGAACCGATTCAACTACAACCTTGGCTGTCCGAAATTCTGCAATCTTTTCAGCCGCAAGCTCAAGCCCAACAGCAGCGTCTAACTCTAGACGTACCCGCTGCTTTGCCGACTTTGGTTTGCGACGCATCTAACCTAAGACGGGTTATCAAGGAGTTATTAGTTAATGCTTGCAAATATACTCCTTCCGATGAAGAAATCACCCTGTCAGCTTGTATCAACACTGATACAGTTCAACTCAGCGTCAGTAACACGGGTATAGAAATTCCACCTCAGTCATTGCCCCATCTATTCGAACGTTTTTACCGGGTTCCCAATAGTGATCCCTGGAAGTACGGTGGTACTGGCCTTGGTTTAGCCCTGGTGCAGAGATTAACCGAGCAGCTAGGTGGCAAAATTTGGGTAGAAAGCAGTTCAGATCGAACAACCTTTACACTAGAGTGGCCCTGTCGCTTTCAAGACTGA
- a CDS encoding prolyl oligopeptidase family serine peptidase, protein MQSMQQPITQAAYPYLLFLPQRYEEQSWPLILFLHGAGERGSDLNRVKQHGIAKLVEEQANFPFITVSPQCPQGQHWQVSLLSTLLDQVTQTYRVDPSRIYLTGLSMGGYGTWYLAAAQPQRFAAIAPICGGGNPKQACELKDLPVWAFHGARDRIVPLSETELMVKALEACGGNVKFTIYPEAGHNSWTQTYNNPDLYAWFLEHRSRLDSAQELRA, encoded by the coding sequence ATGCAATCGATGCAGCAGCCCATTACCCAAGCTGCTTATCCCTACCTGCTCTTCTTGCCCCAGCGCTATGAAGAACAATCGTGGCCGCTCATCCTGTTTCTGCATGGTGCTGGTGAGCGTGGCTCAGATCTAAACCGAGTGAAACAGCACGGCATTGCCAAGCTGGTTGAAGAACAGGCCAATTTCCCCTTCATCACCGTCTCGCCCCAATGTCCCCAGGGTCAACATTGGCAAGTGTCGCTCCTGAGCACCCTGCTCGACCAAGTCACCCAGACCTATCGCGTTGATCCATCCCGGATCTATCTAACTGGCCTGAGCATGGGTGGCTACGGCACTTGGTATTTGGCCGCTGCCCAACCGCAACGCTTTGCTGCCATCGCACCCATCTGTGGTGGCGGCAACCCCAAACAAGCTTGCGAGCTTAAGGATTTACCAGTCTGGGCCTTTCATGGCGCCCGCGACCGGATCGTGCCGCTCAGCGAAACCGAACTCATGGTCAAAGCCCTGGAAGCCTGCGGCGGCAATGTCAAGTTCACCATCTACCCCGAAGCTGGCCACAATTCCTGGACCCAAACCTACAACAACCCAGACCTGTACGCTTGGTTCCTAGAACATCGCAGCCGTCTTGACTCCGCTCAGGAGCTGAGAGCTTGA
- a CDS encoding PAS domain S-box protein codes for MNAQPWDNVNDTFNTSFGNPLVEQEIGELLSVLLAELEGQKQRLLLENQELLLENQEQRLEIQALLLENAKLRNGQQQQDLALKEATTLVQGLDGSTSTHLYSDNENLRVANESLRSRNEQLSLDNHGLNISDQTLNTSNDNLRLSYESLRCDNTELRCTNEELQYSNKQLNRYAEVLSRSFKTLSERSQLLESILLNLQLGIIVLDSQLQVLKWNSQCLELWGLDEREVKGQAFLSLNLDLPTEPLQAALDSLVNAQSQSQKLVSKTTNRRGEIMQCEIVCTRFTISARQGEGVLLIIKHSI; via the coding sequence GTGAACGCTCAACCTTGGGACAATGTCAACGACACCTTTAACACCAGTTTTGGCAACCCGTTGGTGGAGCAGGAGATCGGCGAGCTGTTGAGTGTCCTGCTGGCAGAACTGGAAGGGCAGAAGCAGAGACTGCTTTTAGAGAATCAAGAACTGCTTCTAGAGAACCAAGAGCAGCGCTTGGAGATCCAAGCGCTGCTCTTGGAGAATGCAAAATTGCGAAATGGGCAACAGCAACAGGATTTAGCCCTCAAGGAAGCCACAACCCTCGTTCAAGGTCTCGACGGCTCTACCTCCACCCACCTTTACTCAGATAATGAGAACTTAAGGGTCGCCAACGAAAGCCTCCGCTCTAGAAATGAGCAGCTTAGCCTCGATAACCATGGCTTAAACATCAGCGACCAGACCCTGAACACGAGCAACGATAACTTACGCCTGAGCTACGAGAGCTTGCGTTGCGACAACACAGAACTGCGCTGCACAAACGAAGAACTGCAATATAGCAACAAGCAACTCAATCGGTACGCTGAAGTGCTCAGCCGTAGCTTCAAAACCCTCAGCGAACGGAGTCAGTTGCTGGAATCGATCCTGCTAAACTTGCAGCTTGGCATAATCGTGCTCGATTCCCAGCTTCAGGTTTTGAAGTGGAACTCCCAGTGTCTAGAACTGTGGGGGCTAGATGAGCGAGAGGTGAAAGGACAAGCTTTTCTAAGCCTCAACCTTGACCTGCCAACCGAGCCATTGCAAGCAGCCCTAGATAGCTTGGTCAACGCTCAATCTCAGTCTCAAAAATTAGTGAGCAAGACAACCAACCGGCGCGGTGAAATCATGCAGTGCGAAATTGTCTGCACACGATTCACCATAAGCGCAAGGCAGGGAGAGGGCGTGCTCCTAATAATCAAGCACTCTATCTAA
- a CDS encoding response regulator, producing the protein MEGRPLVLVVDDDEDCRVLALKILELLDYSYVSASSGEKVVELSQLYQPSLVLLDIALPHTDGIEIVQRLKTDPTTATIPVVAVTARAMVGDRERGLSAGFDNYLTKPYGLDELTQIVEAYAACSLSRSLSY; encoded by the coding sequence ATGGAAGGGCGGCCCCTCGTTTTGGTTGTAGACGACGATGAAGACTGCCGAGTATTAGCTCTTAAGATTCTAGAGCTGCTGGATTATTCCTATGTCAGTGCCTCTAGTGGTGAAAAGGTGGTGGAGCTGAGCCAGCTCTACCAGCCAAGTCTGGTTCTGCTAGATATTGCCCTACCGCATACTGATGGCATAGAGATTGTGCAGCGGCTCAAGACCGATCCAACAACCGCAACCATTCCTGTAGTTGCCGTCACGGCAAGGGCGATGGTCGGAGACCGGGAGCGAGGACTATCCGCAGGTTTTGATAACTACCTGACCAAGCCCTACGGCCTGGATGAGCTAACTCAGATTGTGGAAGCCTACGCGGCCTGTTCCCTGTCCCGTTCGCTGTCCTATTGA
- a CDS encoding PAS domain-containing sensor histidine kinase, which yields MVGGLLTQQIEEALRRATVLQQCIDEAPDSKNDLVKESLDQLHSTLEELRVSEEELRIQNEQLVAARAAAETQEQRYRELFEFAPDGYLVTDSNGVIQQANRVASQLLNVEQHFLVGKPLALFIDIPMRSVFRSKLWWLQQGRPVQEWEVHLQPREQSPFEAALTVAAMPGLQSEAVVLRWLVRDISTRRQKEEQLRRIQTQNMHLLEVSRLKSQFLATMSHELRTPMNAILGFAQLLLRPKQKLAPPQQDMLERILNNGKNLLRLIDDILDISRLESGRMELRPERFNLTELVHETIDELRPLAVEQKLDLQIRADLPDPWVVNDPDRLRQVLVNLLSNAIKFTEVGEVRVAIQEPIPDFLLLEVQDTGIGIASTDIESIFQEFHQANQSFTRRYGGTGLGLAITRSLVKLMGGAITVNSEVNQGSTFRVRLPRQVKAAAQRNASLEL from the coding sequence ATGGTAGGGGGGCTTCTGACACAGCAAATTGAAGAAGCGCTGCGCAGAGCAACTGTCCTGCAACAGTGTATTGATGAAGCCCCTGACTCAAAAAACGATCTGGTCAAGGAATCCCTCGATCAGCTTCACTCAACCCTAGAAGAATTACGGGTATCTGAAGAAGAATTGCGGATACAGAATGAGCAGTTGGTAGCAGCCCGCGCCGCCGCTGAAACTCAAGAGCAACGCTACCGTGAATTGTTCGAATTCGCGCCTGATGGCTACCTCGTCACCGACAGCAATGGTGTCATTCAACAAGCCAACCGCGTAGCTTCTCAACTGCTCAATGTTGAACAGCATTTCCTGGTCGGTAAACCGCTAGCGCTGTTTATTGATATACCCATGCGCTCTGTTTTTCGCAGCAAGCTGTGGTGGCTACAACAGGGCAGGCCCGTCCAGGAATGGGAAGTCCACTTACAACCCCGAGAGCAATCCCCCTTTGAGGCTGCTCTCACCGTTGCGGCCATGCCTGGGCTACAGAGTGAAGCAGTCGTGCTGCGCTGGCTAGTGCGCGACATCAGCACGCGCAGACAAAAAGAAGAACAGCTGCGCCGCATCCAAACTCAGAACATGCATCTGTTGGAAGTCAGCCGGCTGAAATCGCAGTTCCTCGCCACCATGTCCCACGAGCTGCGCACGCCAATGAATGCCATTCTTGGCTTCGCGCAACTGCTGCTCCGCCCTAAGCAAAAGTTGGCGCCGCCGCAACAAGACATGCTAGAGCGAATCCTAAACAATGGCAAAAACCTGCTACGACTGATCGACGATATTCTCGATATCTCCAGACTCGAATCTGGCCGTATGGAATTGCGACCAGAGCGATTCAATCTCACTGAGCTGGTGCATGAAACCATAGACGAACTACGGCCCCTGGCTGTAGAGCAAAAGCTGGACTTGCAAATCAGGGCCGATCTCCCTGATCCTTGGGTGGTCAACGACCCAGACCGCCTGCGTCAAGTGCTGGTCAACTTGCTTTCCAACGCCATTAAGTTCACTGAAGTTGGCGAAGTTCGGGTAGCTATCCAGGAGCCAATCCCCGACTTCCTCTTACTAGAGGTTCAGGACACCGGTATCGGTATTGCTTCCACCGACATAGAATCCATTTTTCAAGAGTTTCACCAGGCCAATCAATCCTTCACGCGTCGGTATGGTGGGACGGGCTTAGGGTTAGCAATTACTCGTTCCCTAGTCAAGCTCATGGGCGGCGCCATCACAGTAAACAGTGAAGTCAACCAGGGCTCTACCTTTCGAGTGAGGCTACCCCGTCAAGTTAAAGCTGCGGCGCAGCGGAATGCCAGCTTAGAGTTATAG